A genomic window from Helicobacter sp. MIT 21-1697 includes:
- the lpxA gene encoding acyl-ACP--UDP-N-acetylglucosamine O-acyltransferase, giving the protein MYMIGKTSIVKEGAKIGKNVQIGEFCIIDEHTIIGDECIIGNYVHISGYTTLGKRNKVFNNAAVGVPPQDLKYAGEKTELIIGDDNLIREFTTLNPGTAGGRGKTIIGDRNLFMAYVHIAHDCIVGSDCILANNATLGGHVELGDYVNIGGLTPVHQFVKIGNGCMIAGGSVLTQDIPPYCLVEGNRAYIRGLNKHRMRKLFSREEIDEINRVYKILFSHTAPIRELAQAQLDKNPNETIASICEFILSSTRGIPFKGVQSE; this is encoded by the coding sequence ATGTATATGATAGGAAAAACAAGTATTGTAAAAGAAGGTGCAAAAATAGGAAAAAATGTCCAAATTGGCGAATTTTGCATTATTGATGAGCATACTATCATTGGCGATGAATGTATTATAGGTAATTATGTCCATATAAGTGGTTACACAACTCTAGGTAAGCGCAACAAGGTTTTTAATAATGCTGCTGTTGGTGTGCCACCGCAAGATTTAAAATATGCAGGAGAGAAGACAGAGCTTATCATTGGAGATGATAATTTGATTCGCGAATTTACTACCCTTAATCCCGGCACAGCAGGAGGAAGAGGGAAAACAATAATAGGCGATAGAAATTTGTTTATGGCTTATGTCCATATAGCACACGATTGTATCGTAGGCAGTGATTGCATTCTTGCAAATAATGCCACACTTGGTGGGCACGTGGAGCTTGGTGATTATGTCAATATTGGTGGCTTAACGCCTGTGCATCAATTTGTTAAAATAGGGAATGGTTGTATGATAGCAGGTGGCTCTGTTTTAACGCAAGATATACCTCCTTATTGCCTTGTAGAAGGTAATAGAGCATATATTAGAGGCTTAAATAAACACAGAATGCGCAAACTTTTTTCTCGTGAAGAAATTGATGAAATAAATCGTGTGTATAAGATTCTCTTTTCGCACACTGCACCTATTCGTGAGCTTGCTCAAGCTCAACTTGATAAGAATCCAAATGAGACGATTGCCTCTATTTGTGAGTTTATTCTTTCAAGCACGCGTGGTATCCCCTTTAAAGGAGTGCAAAGTGAATGA